Genomic DNA from Manis pentadactyla isolate mManPen7 chromosome 14, mManPen7.hap1, whole genome shotgun sequence:
CCCAGGTGATGAGGTGGAACGCGGAGCAGCCCTGTGGGTCACAGGGTGACGCAGGAGTCTTGCCCACAGAGGAGCCTGAAATGGGCTTGAACAACAGAGTTAAGGAGAACCACCCACCACTCTGTAGAAGAGCCTTGTTGATTAGAGTCCTCCAGGAACTTTAAAATATAAgccatctctctcctgctgcagtttAACCAAAGTGGGGATGTGCAGCACCTGTGTCCTTCAGGGCTGCAGCCTTGTAGGTCAGATGCCTGCAGGAAATGCTCGCGGATGCATCTCACCAGGAAAAGCTGAGCATCTTCAGCGTGGTAGGATATGGACAGAGATCAACATAAACCTCTGCCTGCACTATTGCAAATgctatactttttttctttcttcccctatGGGTGCTCCCTGAACATGCCTCTTAACAAATAATTGCATTTCTAATTTTTATGTTTCAAGTAGAAGACGAGTGAGTAAAACTTGAAGACAGAACCATGGTTAGTATTTTGGCTGTTGTTTGTCTGAGGGACAACTTAATGAATAATAAGCAGGATTGAGGTGAGCACTTAAATCTTAAGAAACATGTACATTATCTCTATATAATAATCCTAttgtttgtttctctggagaaccttgaTGAACACAGAGGGACGAATATTCCAGAGAAATCTTTGGAAGGTCTTGAGGTTATAAAAGTCTGGGTGAGGTTGAGGAAGTCAGAGTCAGCAAAGCTGCAGCGTTGAGCCCAGGGATGGTGGTGGCAGCCAGATGGAGAAGCTAGTAGGAAACAAGGCAGTTAACAAGCTATGCTCTCATCTAATTGACTGAAGGTTTAATTTGCTTCCAAAGATGCCTCACCAGCTGGCTAGAGATTTTGAGATTTGTACTTAATATGCTATGAGAAATGTCCAATCTGCTTTAGTCTTTATTGCTATATTATGTAGTAGTCACTTTAGAGTCAACATTGTACTAAGAACCAGGCACTGGGATATAAAGAAGAATTAAACATAATCCAGGTCTTAAGAACTCAAGCCAAGGAAGGAGACAAACGTGTAAAGGaaaaattacagtattttcaGATTAACACACACTATAATAGAATTATGtacatcttgccaatgggtttccacCCTAGGCAAGTCCACTGTGGATTCAGtaagaccgaggaatgacaatggagcaTTCTTGgcgtgaaagggtttattacctggctttgttctcctggcaataggttgagcactagaattacgtctgcaggcctccttcatctctgcctctgcctagagcactgggcagagctccttatatagtgactcactcagtaatagcttattgcctatgagtGTGGAAACAGCagcctagcaggaggccagttatatcatcaagtagtttagggtcaggtgaggatcctggccatgggaacttaaTTTTTCCCCACAGTACAAAACAATGTAATTCCAAGAACCaggcattatttttaatttaccatTGAGGAAATTGAAATTCATATTGATTAAGTAACTGGCATACTTATACAGAGATGCAAGCAGAGCAAGAGCAATCTAGTCTTTATTTTGAATGCTGTGGATCAAGTGAaggttcctacggccaggattctcacctggctctggttggctagctcactaaacatgtgtgggcaatacattgctattgactctatataaaagagctctgcccagtgctctgggtgacaaggtggcacagctgcagggctgtaGGAGAGCCGaggctgagatggctgcagggatagaggggcccagaggcagagaccagcttgctgagtgcagactcgctctgagtggacgggattcgagtgactgacctgccacaatGGGAATGAAGTTGGATATAAATCGTTTCATCCtgagaacgttccattgtcattttttggtctcactgaatccgtagtgaacttgcctggggctgaaacccattggaaagaCAATTGGTAgcagttggcaggattcattgttgatcaaggaaaagaacaggctgccctgtTTCCATGGGCTGTGCCTATGGACAGGGAGCCACtcgagtgtcccccagtggatgTGTGGTCTCACGTGGCTTGCCTCctggaggactgggccccaccccaagactgggaaggggtggaggtgacacctgaggcagtgaagttggccctcagcaaaacagggaattccttagagaaacCGAGTGCCCGTCAGGCAGTGGGAGCAGTGGGGAGTTTTTCCTCACAATATCGAGAAAGGCCATAGGGAGAAAGACGCCCACCTGCAGGAAACATGAGAAGAGGCAGCTGAGAATGCGAGCTGCGAGGTGCTGTTGAGGTGAAAAAtgtgttggtgactgaaatggcatcactatgaggtgctgtggaaatggtaaaggatgtcatAGTAGCTTGAGAGGAACCAGCATGAGGAGCAGCGGCCTGAGAGCTCAGGCTGCCAGGTACCagggggcaggtgaaggatgcagtggagccgtcagcccctgaaatggaggagtggaggccctgccagtgccAGAGGCATGGGCCCCTCCTCGGTTGAGACCCCACCTATTTGAAAGCTGGTGAAAAGCCAGGACTTGGCAACcacgggttcctccaggagaggtgcagcaccCTCCTCAGGCTGTGGAGCGCTCCATGCTGTGCTCCTACTCTCGGGCTCAAGgaatgctctgggtgacacagtggtatggctacaaggctgcaggagagcagagacgagcctggagtggtggcagcaccaagcacagagactgagacggctgcgggggcaagaggcccagaggcagagactggcttgctgcatgcacactcgctctgagtggacaggactctagtgactgacctgccatcatGGGAATAAagtcaggtataaaccctttcacctcaagaatgttCGACTGTCATTTTTCAAtctcattgaattcatagtgaacttgcccggggctgaaagccattggcaagacagatgccATGTTCCTATCTAAGAAACTTACTATATGGGAAAAGAGGAAATTGGGTTCTGGTGAATGAGCCATGTCTCTCAACTTTAAAGGTAATGTATTTGTTTAAGATACTTTCAAACTCTTGTAAGCTTCCGCCACCTTAATCTTTATTCATTTGTGGCTAGTCCCTGtggtaggtttttaaaaaaaggatatagTTGCATTTTAAAAGAACTTGAAAAAGTATGCTcacaaagtataaaatatacCAGTAATTAACTTTATAAAATAGCCTGAACATTATTAAAACTGGGAATGTATGCAAATCACTTAGCCATGGTCTTAAATTCCTTATAAACAAAAGGATCAAGATAGAGATTCAAAGTACTAATTTTAATTCCCACCCATTTTAGGTCCATTATAACATTTTTAGCAAAGAAGGAAAGAGTGGGGCAATTAGCattatattcataaaaataacaCAATCTCTTATGCTAGTAATCAACTTGGCCCTTGGAATTTAGAAATGTTAATGCTGTTATTACTATGTAATTGGCACATGAAGCATTCACTAATTTATAATTGCACCATGGTATCAAACCTGGACTTTAcacgagcatggaatgaataTCTCCTTTAAGCTACTCTGTTTTATGGTTACTTGTCCTTTTACCTAATCCTCATAGAGGTGCTGCTCCTGGAGACAGCACAGTAGTTAGGGAGGAGGGAAAGGCCCTCCGGGTAGAGGGCAGTGTAAGGAAAGGGTCTGAGGTGTAAAATGACCACTGCGTTTGTAAATAGCAAACAGAGGCAACTCAGTTATAGGAAGGGCACCATCACAAAGAGAAGTTGGAATGCTTTATAGCTGCAATCTTTAACGTGATCAAACTTTCACGTGTAATCACTAAAAGGCCCTAATCTACTTTGACCATGGTGAGGACCCAGGCATGAGATTTGCAATTAGACCTGAGTTTGAACCTAGCTATATAGCTCAATGTTAGCTCTTTGACTTGGAAAAGTTAACCGTTCTTCCTCCTATTTATCAGTCACACTGAATTAAAATATTCACCCTAGAGTTTATTTCCCAAGATTCAGTGAGAGAACATTACCTAGCACAGTGATTTATACATAATTGGCTGATAAAGGTTGTTCTCTTTGCTGCTTCTGTAATTCTCCTTGCTCAGTTTTAGGTATTCTGCTGGAGGGATTTGCCATTTGGGGGtttttccaaaaggaaaagaaCCCTCTCTGCAATTTCCATCGTCTAAGGACTATCTATCCTTAGAGACATCCCATTCAAGACACGCCTCTTCATTTTCAATGACTCTTGCCATATCCTGAAATTGAATGAACACTATTCAATGGTTTGCAAAGGATTTATTCAATACTCACATCATATGATGTAATTACCACTCAATCTGACAGGAAACTCAGATTTTCATTTGATCAGAAGAAAAACTGGCCCAACTCAGAGCCAGTTACGTGGCAGTGTTGGGATTcaagctgtttcctgcctccagATCTTTCTCGTAAGCTCCAAGAGTTCCCAAAGTTCCCTTGACTGGTCCTTCTGTAACTTGTGCTGTTATGGATGATTTAGTTCTTAACGGAATTACCTAGTCCTTGAACTGATATCATCTGTCCTATCAGAAGCTACCATGCTTTCACTAATTTTTGAGCAACAACTCTGTCAGGCATTGTTGTAACCAGTTTGTGTCAATCAGTAAACAAAGCTTCTGCCTctgtggagcttacattctagtatgAAGCCTTAAGAAAATGTTAGAAGGTGATGAGTGCTAAGTGAAAGACAAAGCAGAGCAAGGTGGGATACAGTGGGAGAGCCAGGAATGGATCATGGTTGCTGAAATACCAACAGAGCCTGAGAGGACAGGTGAGCTGAGACTGGAAGGGACTTAGCCCATGTGGGCATCTAACAGGGAGCTACTGTTACTGTTCCTTGAATGCTGAGCAATATGTCACCCACAAGGCTTTCACTGAATGATGTGAGCCAACTCTGAGCCTGCTTAGAAGTGTAAAAGTTAGAAAATGCTCCATCCAAGAGGTCAAGATCATTTTATGCATGTTTTAGGTGCTAAGTACCTCTCCAGGAAAGTCATAGGGATCTTAAATAAATACCTGCTGTGCTCAAAACACAATTGTCAAAGCAAATGGTCTACCATGCTGTTGTATATACACAGAATGACTTCAGTCTTCCATTAATCACTGTTGAAATAAATCACACCTGCACATTAGCCATCTGAAACACCATCAACCTTTAGGTGTGACCACTTCTGGTTACTTCCAACTTTGGAAATCTGGTCGTGTGTATTTATAAAGTACCAAAGTGCCCACAACTGTTAAGcgtaagagggaaaaaaaagcaaaagcaagtcCGTAACAGAACAGGACAAATGAGGCTGACATCATCAGTCTCTCACAACTTTTGGGACAGAGACTCTAATGTTTATGTTTTGgggttgtttctgttttgttttgaagcATGTATCAAAACAGCTGAGAAGAACAAGCTCTGAAGCTGAGGCATCCACAGGATAGTTTGCTACAAGCTGGTGTCGCCCAAATTGCAGACATAGCCCTGTAATGTGCAGGGAAACCAAGGGGCAGTGGAAGTTGGGGGGCAGGCCAGGGGCAGGAAGCAAACACTTGGTTACTCAGGGCGGTGCGGAAGTGACAACCCGGACTCAGAGCCATTCAAGGACAAACTGGGCCAGTTCCCGAAAATAACTGGTGGTTTCATGCCTgggggaaaaaatttaaatgaatgctTAGAGCTTGTTTAAATCTGTCAAGAGTAAAATTACCCAAAAGAAAACACAACTAGAAATAGTTAAGTTTGGGGGAGTAAAAACTGGATGGAATCAATTTATCAACTAGTTTATTTTCCACAAGTGACACACTTCATTACTATAGCTGAAATGGTGCTGTATCCATGGGCAAGTGTACATGCACACAAGCCTCAAAATCATACCATAGCTGTATTTGCTGGTTAATGACACGAATGCAGAGTAACATTTCCATGGCAACCGGCAGTAACTGACAGTATTGTATGCAAAGGTCACTGTGACAGCAGGACAGGACTGTGTACCACCCACTCTGGGGAGTGAGCACTACTCACACTCGCCAGTGGCATGGTGCCCCTCCTTGTGTGCAGGGCAATGCACTTATCTGCCTAGTTACCACTGTTCATGAATTGACCACCACCTGTTCTGTTCTTTTGCAGTCTTAATTTCTGATTTCACAATACAGTCTTAGAAACTTTTTTAATGCATAATGCTTGAAGGTAAGAAAATAGTTCTgcattgagggaaaaaaaaatggaataaagcaGAACAGGCAGCCATTTAGGAGTGGCACTCTTTTTCCAGTGTCCACCCACGCAGGGCAAGAGCCATACAGGGGTATGCTGAATCTGGGTGGCACAGGCACCAGTCTCTGCGGATGGTGGGAATAAGCTTCCATTTTTATACTAAGAGAAGGAGAGTGAACATATCTGTCTGCTGGGGAACTTGGGATGGTGAAGTAAGGTGTCGTTAGTAAACAGGTCAATACGCATAGATCAAGAATATCCTTGGCAAACCTAGAATGTCTGCTCACCCTACATATAGACAGAAACATTTGAGATCTTTCTACCAAAGTACATGGGAAGAGCCAAGGGTCCGCCTCTGACTCTGATGCTCTCCCAGCCTCCAAGGGAAGAATGAGCTTACGGACACATCTTTTGACCTTGGTCTCCCGAAAGCAGCGTCCAGTCAGTCAGTCTCACATGAGACTTGGAGCCCAAGTTAGTGAAAGGAAGTTTATAAACTGCTTTTAGTTCAATTGCCTGAGGGTGCTAAGTAAGCTCTAAAGGTTAACTAGCAGGGAACACGGGAGTAGAGCTGAGAAATACTATGTTCAGGAAAGAGCATTGTAACCAAGTCAGAGCACTGAAATACGTTGCCTGCATCTACCTCTGAACTTAGCTAAGTCACCGAACTTTTATGGATCTATAAAATCAGAGGCCTGATCTACAAAATGCCATATATTTTCCAGGCAGAAAATCCAAAGATAAGCAGAACTGAAATAAAAGGCCTCGTGGGGGAAGACAGGACCTTAAAATTCAAAGTACCTCTTGGGCTTAGCAATGGCCTGTCTCCTGCACTGCAGGCACTCCTTCCAGGGTGGGTACAGGGCTAGGATCAGCCATTTTTCCTTTATCCATCCAGTCTCATTCTTAGGTAGTGGGAAGCGTGTTGGTTCTAAAATACAGTTAATATCTTAATTGAAATATTAGCTTCCATTTGGTTTTATCAAAAACAGCACTCTAAAATTCATCTGTTGTTTCCAATGCTCTGATATCAACATCGAAACTGCTCAGAGCATCCCGTAATTCCTGCCTGCGGTGCTGGTCAGTCTTGGGCTTCTCCCTTTCCTCAGTCCTGACTCATTCGCAATCTGTGCACTGCACGTGACTCGGGGGCGGTGGATCCTGTCACGGACCTTTGATAACCACCTACTTCCTTTGTGATGACTGATAAATTCTGTAAACTTCTACAGAGGCCGACACTGCTTAGGGATATAGCTGCAAGACATTAAAGAGGATTAGAGATGGTTTCAAAGTTCTTTAAGAAGTTTCTActgctttttgtctttcattttctgaACTTGTCCCCTTGCTGACCCACGGATCAGTGCCTGACTGACTGAAAGACTCTCAGGTGGTCAGAAGTCACCAAGCTTGTTATGACCGCAGGAGCCTTTCCTAGGGGCCATCTGCTGCTTGGTGAGACAGTGGCCTCATGCTGCCCAAGATGCGATGGAGACAATGGGGTTTGGTCGGGACACAGTAAAACCAGGGATACTGAGCAACGCCTTGCAAAGGTCAGTGAACTGCAGAATCACAAGGGACCAACGCTTGTGCTGACTCTGAGAGGCTACATCTGGGACAATGCCTCAATATCTGCATTTTTCATAAGGACATCCACTCCCCACACCCTATATACTGATGCAGGCAGTCTTCTGCCTTCAGCTTTGCAAGAGCCAGGAAGCCGTGACAAAGCATTTATCTGCAGAGAATCACGCACGTACTGCCACTGCAGCAGACACGCTGTCCACATCCACCCTTGGACAGTAACTCCTGAGCAGTACAGAGCTGAGGACTGAGGAAACGTACCCCCATCTGACCATACGTGAGCATTACTTCTAACTGCCACCCTCTGTTTCCTGCTCAGAGTTCACACATCATCTACTCTACTACATACTAAATAAAAGCAGTGTTTATGAACTCatggttgttttttttaagtatgcaATTACTTTATTTCCTTGGCCTGACAGTATAAACCTCATTATACAAGAACCTGCAGCTGACAGAATGGACAAAAGATTTCCCCCACAGGAAGGACCCTTGCCATTAGCAGAGATGAAATGAAATGTCATGTCTGAGTGCAgctcctgctccccaccccccacccatatAATAACCCTGAAAGTGAAAATAATCAGAGTCAACAGAATCTCCAAGAATTACTTGTGTCATCCCCTCAACGTTCTCTAACTAGCAGCTGcagtaaatgaaaacaaaaggagGGAAACAGCTGGCCATCACTTGGCATTTCTGTGTAAGGGACAGAGACGAAAGGGACAGTGGGAAGGGAGCTGGGAACCCGGAGAAGTGGGAGGTGCAATCTACCTTACCTCATACCCGCCCCCTCCATACACAAGACATCTCTGTCCCTACACATGGAGCTAAGTTTAGGAAATGCTGAAGGAGCGGTTCTGGCCTCTAATTGGAAAATGATCGTGGCTCATTAAAGTCCCAGGTAGGTGTGGGATAAGGGGCACCAGAGAGCAAGCAGTTTAGCCAGAGATGCTCAGTATAAAGTCAATTCCAGTTTAATGCTATCCTAATTACCTTCATAATCATAATtatactgccccattttccaaCACTAAGAGAGCTCCATTTAAATTGCTGTGTCTGATGTCTATCACCACCATTGGGGTGgtgctgtgatgtgtgtgtgtatgtgtgagattAGCATTGCGATGGGGAAGATGTGTGGAGACAGGATATTGGGGTCACAATGCTTTAATTATAATGGGTCTCTTTTGGTCCCCAGGAATGGTCCACTACCAGTAGTCCTAAAACATTCCCATCCCCTTCTCTACCTGCCTTGTGCAAATGTCAAAAAAAGAATCTCTGCCCCAAGAGAAGGGAGAGCAGGAAGATACTGGTGGTCTGTAGTCATCTCTGGCCCCAACCTGCCCACCTCCTGACACTTATGAAACTGCAGAAATGTGGCATGACATCATCCCCATTCCTCTATCAAAGCCAATCCAACAGCTCTGTCCTGGTAGGCTTTCTCCCTGGGATGAGGAAGCAGCAAAAAATATCAATTGAGCATGTGAAAATATGACAATGGTGTGTGCACTGTAGTGTCTCCGAATGTCTTCACGTTCTGTCTCCTCCGCAGTGGGAGCCCTTCCCTCATTCCCCAAGTCCCACACACAGCACCCCCCTGCCCCGAGTCCAGGTGCTCCCATCTGCCGGGCTCCCACCACTCACTTCCCATAGACGCTCTCATCACTGTACGCCACGTACAGGAAATAGTCTTCCTCATGGTTGTCCTAGGGGAAGAGACAACAGCACAGTTTAGAAAAACACAATCACGTAAGATTCTGAGTCTCACACAACTTGGGAAAGCGGGTGTGGAAGATATCACTCACCCCCATTgtaaagaggaatacaaaataaACAGCAGTGGCTGGAATTCAACTGAGTTCACAACAGATCTTCACAGAGATCACCATATACGTAAGTATCGGATATGAACAGGACCCTTAAAagctcattctcacacacagaaAATGCATACAACAAAAATACATACTGCACTATCTACTGACAGGGAATATACGCTGTGGAATAAAAATAAGGTTACAGGTTATTAGAAAAGTTTTTGTAGTTCACTAATTGGACAGAGTAAGATGATATTCCTGTGAAATCCTTTAAGGAATAGTTACAGACTTAGGTGACATAGCATGATGAAGTCCTTTACTATAGTTTTCTCATTAGATTCTGACAGTTTACCTATTATAAaccaaatgaaatcatataaattATTCTGAGTTAATCTGTTAAGACAAACAAATCAGCGTGAAGACTTTGccttaattttatatttcattttatttggaatttttgcAGTCAGAAACCATTTTCAACTGTATCAATAAAGACGATCTAAGATTAAAACACTAGGGTAAGGCAAGACTGAGCATTTGCAGGTACACAATCCAGCAGGCAATCCCTAAAGGACAAGGGGTGTGTCATCTCCCAGGGCCTCACACTGCCGTGTGTAAGAGGATCCGCATAAATAGCACCTCCTGACCCAGTTCCCAGGTGTGTGACCAACACACAGTTCAACAAAAGCGAGGGAGCACGAGCGCGCCAGGTCCCGTGCGTGGGACCGTTACCTCATACAGCTGGCCCATGGTAGCGCTTGTGGGAGGGATAGTGTTGTTGACAAAGAAGAACAAGGCGTCCTCAGGCCGCA
This window encodes:
- the GABARAPL1 gene encoding gamma-aminobutyric acid receptor-associated protein-like 1 isoform X2, encoding MKFQYKEDHPFEYRKKEGEKIRKKYPDRVPVIVEKAPKARVPDLDKRKYLVPSDLTVGQFYFLIRKRIHLRPEDALFFFVNNTIPPTSATMGQLYEDNHEEDYFLYVAYSDESVYGKIWQESLKMKRRVLNGMSLRIDSP